Sequence from the Pirellulales bacterium genome:
CCGCCGATTTATATGCTGCCCGCGGTCATTTGGAATGGACGGCCGCCGATGGCACTGTTACCGCTCTGGAAGCGCCCCAGCGATGGGTGTTGTCGGCCGATCCGACAGAGGCCGCTGCTGGACCCACGGCCGCGCCAAACATGCCGAAATGGATCGAACCCGAACAGCTCCGGTCGTTCGATGAACAGGCATCGGAATACTTGACGCAGTCGCTATCGGACGATAAACCGCTGCTCGTGGCCTTGGGGGAAATGGTCGAACATCGCAAGGCCGAATACAAGTCGTTGGCCGCACAGTCCCTAGCATTGCTCGACGAGTTTGAACCGCTGGTGGCGACATTCAACGATTCCGAGCAACGCCCGATGTGGAGTGTCGACATAGCCAGTGTTAAGGCGGCGATAGCGCGTGGACCGACCACGGCCATTAAAGTACATGAGGCTTTTGTGAAACAGCGCGGCGATGATTTGGGCAAAGATCTTTACCGGATGTTCTTGGGATATACCAAGGAACAACTGCAAAATGGCGAGGCAGCCAAGTTGGTTGAATTTTTGGACCACGATAATCTCGATTGCCGGGTACTGGCGTTTGCCAACTTGCAGGAAATCACGAACAAAACGCTTCTGTACCGGCCCGATGCACCGGCGGCCAGCCGAGCCCAAGCCTTACGCCGATGGCAAGAAGAACTTCACAACGGCGCCATTGTTCCTCGCGACAATCCGCAGAAATAAAAAGGGCGCCGCATAATTTGAAAAAAATGCAGGGCGGCTGTTCCCACCCGCTGGGCTTTTTTCTCCGGGAAAACGACGGAGGATAAGCGTCGCTCCATCACTCGCAGTTCAAATTAGGCGACGATCAATAAAAACGTCGCCCACCGTTTTTGTGTCCCCCTCAGTCGCTGGGGCAGCGACCATCCTTCCCCCCCTCCGTGGAGCATCCGGATTGAAATCGTGCGGTGCCTCAATTAAATTAGCCCCTCATATGTCACCAAAGCGTTCTCAGTCCCAAACACCTTCGGAGATCGATCGAGACAAATGTCTTGAAATTATCGGCACTTGCGCCTGTTTCAATTTTCGCAAGGCCTCGCGCAGCGTCACGCAATTATTCGACCAAATTCTGGCGCCCATCGGTTTACGATCGACGCAACTGACGATTTTGGTGGCCGCCCAAGTGCTGGGCCCATGCGGACTGGCTCGGCTGGCCCGCGAATTAGTGATGGATCGCTCCACCATCACCCGCAACATTCATCCGCTGGTTCTCCAAGGATTGCTGCA
This genomic interval carries:
- a CDS encoding MarR family winged helix-turn-helix transcriptional regulator produces the protein MSPKRSQSQTPSEIDRDKCLEIIGTCACFNFRKASRSVTQLFDQILAPIGLRSTQLTILVAAQVLGPCGLARLARELVMDRSTITRNIHPLVLQGLLQVTGKGGRGGKTVEITAAGQQALVSALPYWKEAQGQLLNRMGRERLDRVMVDLSNVVDATRATG